The Acinetobacter shaoyimingii DNA segment TTTTTAAGCAAAAATGATCTTGAAATATTTCTTTGCATTTTGCTGATTGATTGGTTAAAAAATAACTTATTTTTAAGTTTGTTTGTGCTAAAAATGATCATTTTGTGTGAAAAAATAAAATCAATAGATCAAAAAACAGACATTTAAAATAAAAAATATAATTAAAACATCAATTATTCACAAACTAAGTTGTTATTTCTCTTAAATATGTATTAAGTCAAATCATTTTTGGCAATGTCAATATTTTGAAAATAAATAAAAGGGGGTGTTGTTGATTGATAAAGCACCGTTATTACTGGCTTTGCGGTGAACTTCCAAATTATCCAAGCGCTGTTTAAATTCATGACTGCTAAGTTGTGCTTTAGTCTATGAAGATTAAAAAAACAAACAAACATTTTTTCTATGTCTGAATGAATGAAATTATTATTGAAAAATATAGGTTTAGTTTAAGAAAATGGGTTTTATTTAGAGGTTAAAATATCACTTTAAATGTAAATGATTCTTATTTAAGTGCTTTTTACGCTTTTGTAAAAATCCACCTGTTTGTAATTTCATAGTTGACGTTTTATAATTTCGATGTCATTTATAGGTTCAGGCGATTGCTTGCCTGACAATGCCAGCTTTCCTTCGAATTAATTCCAACAAACTCCGGATGGAGTTTTTACTTACAGGATGCCCGCTGTGAAAAGCAACAGACCTGTCAATTTGTCCATGGGTCAAGTTTTAGATGTAAACTTAAAATCCCCTGTGGCAATTGCATCAATTCTACACCGTCTTTCTGGTGTCATCGTATTTTTACTCGTACCGGTTCTATTGTGGCTCTTAGACAAATCATTGTCTTCGCCAGAGGGATTTGCTGAGGTTCAGGCAATCTTTGGTGGCTTCATTGTACGTTTTATCGTATGGGTATTTGTAGCCGGCCTCATCTTCCACTTCATCGCTGGTGTTAAGCATTTACTTGCTGATATGGGCTTTGCTGAAGAGTTAGAGAGTGGTCGTCTTGCAGCTACAATTTCATTAATCTTGTCTGCGATTGGTATCATTGCAGCATTTGTATGGATTGTTCTCTAATGAAAAGTGCTACAGGTTTAACGGGTTCAGGTTCTCGCGATTGGTTTATCCAACGTGTAAGCGCTGTCGTATTAGCAGTTTATACAGTTGTTGTCTTCGGTTGGATTCTTTGCAATGGCGGATTCAACTATGAACAGTGGTTCGGCTTTATGATGACATTACCAATGAAGATTTTATCTTTGTTGGCGGTCTTATCACTTGTTGCACACGCTTGGATCGGTATGTGGCAAGTATTCACTGACTATGTGACTACTCGTCAGATGGGTCCTTCAGCTTCAGGTCTACGCCTTGTGCTGACTTCAGCAGTCATTATTGCTGTATTTGCATACGCAATCTGGGCAATCCAGATTTTTTGGGCAAATTGATAGGAAAATATCATGGGCGCTATAACCCCTAAAGAAGATTACACTAATATTCCACATGAAACTTTCGATGCTGTTATCGTTGGTGGTGGTGGTTCTGGTATGCGTGCGTCTTACCAACTTGCTCAAGCTGGTTTGAAAGTAGCTGTTTTGACTAAAGTATTCCCAACACGTTCACACACTGTGGCAGCACAGGGTGGTATTGGTGCGTCGTTAGGTAATATGCAAGAAGATAACTGGCACTACCATTTCTACGACACAGTGAAAGGTTCTGACTGGTTAGGTGACCAAGACGCAATTGAATTTATGACGCGTGAAGCGCCACAAGTTGTGTATGAGCTTGAACACTTAGGTATGCCATTTGACCGTAACGCTGATGGTACAATTTACCAACGTCCGTTTGGTGGTCACTCTGCGAACTATGGTGAAAAAGCAGTTCCACGTGCATGTGCTGCAGCTGACCGTACTGGTCACGCGCTTCTTCATACGCTTTATCAAAGCAACGTGAAAATGGGTACTCAATTCTTCGTAGAATGGATTGCACTTGACTTAATCCGTAATGAAGCAGGCGATGTACTTGGTGTTACAGCAATTGACCAAGAAACAGGTAAAATTGCAGTGTTCCAAGCGAAAGCAACATTGTTCGCAACTGGTGGTGCAGGTCGTGTGTATCGTGCATCAACTAACGCATATATCAACACTGGTGACGGTCTTGGTATGGCAGCTCGTGCGGGTATTCCATTACAAGATATGGAATTCTGGCAGTTCCACCCTACAGGTGTTGCGGGCGCAGGCGTATTGTTGACAGAAGGTTGTCGTGGTGAGGGTGCAATCCTTCGTAACGATGCTGGTGAGCCATTCATGGAACGCTATGCACCAACTTTAAAAGATTTGGCTCCTCGTGACTTCGTATCACGTTCTATGGACCAAGAAATTAAAGAAGGTCGTGGTTGTGGTCCTAAGAAAGATTACATCTTGCTTGATATGACGCACTTGGGTGCAGATACGATCATGAAACGTCTTCCATCTGTATTTGAGATTGGTAAGAAATTCGCGAACGTTGATATCACAAAAGAGCCAATTCCTGTTGTACCAACAATCCATTATCAAATGGGTGGTATTCCAACGAATATTCATGGTCAAGTTGTTGTTCCTGAAAGTCGCGAAACTGAAGCGCTTGAAGCAAATTACAATAAAGACACTGATGTGTATTCAATAAACCAAGAAGGTCGTAATTTCACTAAACCAGTGAAAGGTTTCTATGCGATTGGTGAATGTTCGTGTGTATCTGTACATGGTGCAAACCGTTTAGGTACAAACTCATTGCTTGACTTGGTTGTATTTGGTAAAGCTGCTGGTGAACACATCATCGATTACGTGACTAAACATCACGGTGATGAATATTCTCCATTGCCTACAACTGTGCTTGAAAAAACATTTGCGCGTATTCGTAAATTGGACGAATCGACTTCTGGTGAAAATGCACAAGAAGTTGCTGATGCAATTCGTGATATCGTTCAAGATCATGCTGGTGTATTCCGTACATCAGAGTTGCTTGAAAAGGGCGTAAAAGAAATTCTTGCGCTTGAACCACGTATTCGTAATATCCATTTGAAAGATAAATCTAAAGTATTTAACACTGCGCGTATTGAAGCTTTAGAAGTGGAAAACTTATACGAGGTTGCTAAAGCAACGTTGATTTCTGCTGCTGCACGTAAAGAATGTCGTGGTGCACATACGGTTGTAGACTTTGAGTTGCCGCCAGATCACCCATCTTACCCTTACGGTCGTCGTGATGATGAGTGGATGAAGCATACTTTGTGGTTCTCTACAGATAACCATCTTGAGTACAAGCCTGTGCGTTACAAACCATTGTCTGTAGACGCTATTCCACCTAAACCACGTACATTCTAATTGGGAGAAGTAAGATGAGTAGAGGTACTCGTACATTTAATATCTACCGCTACGATCCTGATAAGGATAAAGCACCGTACATGCAGACTTTTAAGCTTGAGTTGACTGATAAGCACCGTATGTTGCTTGATGCACTTTTGGCATTAAAAGTTCAAGACGAATCTTTAACGTTCCGTCGTTCTTGTCGTGAAGGTATTTGTGGTTCTGATGGTGTCAACATCAATGGTAAAAATGGTTTAGCGTGTCTTTGGAACCTAAACGA contains these protein-coding regions:
- the sdhC gene encoding succinate dehydrogenase, cytochrome b556 subunit, whose translation is MPAVKSNRPVNLSMGQVLDVNLKSPVAIASILHRLSGVIVFLLVPVLLWLLDKSLSSPEGFAEVQAIFGGFIVRFIVWVFVAGLIFHFIAGVKHLLADMGFAEELESGRLAATISLILSAIGIIAAFVWIVL
- the sdhD gene encoding succinate dehydrogenase, hydrophobic membrane anchor protein, with product MKSATGLTGSGSRDWFIQRVSAVVLAVYTVVVFGWILCNGGFNYEQWFGFMMTLPMKILSLLAVLSLVAHAWIGMWQVFTDYVTTRQMGPSASGLRLVLTSAVIIAVFAYAIWAIQIFWAN
- a CDS encoding FAD-binding protein, which gives rise to MGAITPKEDYTNIPHETFDAVIVGGGGSGMRASYQLAQAGLKVAVLTKVFPTRSHTVAAQGGIGASLGNMQEDNWHYHFYDTVKGSDWLGDQDAIEFMTREAPQVVYELEHLGMPFDRNADGTIYQRPFGGHSANYGEKAVPRACAAADRTGHALLHTLYQSNVKMGTQFFVEWIALDLIRNEAGDVLGVTAIDQETGKIAVFQAKATLFATGGAGRVYRASTNAYINTGDGLGMAARAGIPLQDMEFWQFHPTGVAGAGVLLTEGCRGEGAILRNDAGEPFMERYAPTLKDLAPRDFVSRSMDQEIKEGRGCGPKKDYILLDMTHLGADTIMKRLPSVFEIGKKFANVDITKEPIPVVPTIHYQMGGIPTNIHGQVVVPESRETEALEANYNKDTDVYSINQEGRNFTKPVKGFYAIGECSCVSVHGANRLGTNSLLDLVVFGKAAGEHIIDYVTKHHGDEYSPLPTTVLEKTFARIRKLDESTSGENAQEVADAIRDIVQDHAGVFRTSELLEKGVKEILALEPRIRNIHLKDKSKVFNTARIEALEVENLYEVAKATLISAAARKECRGAHTVVDFELPPDHPSYPYGRRDDEWMKHTLWFSTDNHLEYKPVRYKPLSVDAIPPKPRTF